The segment CATAAACATAATGCACCAACCAATGTCGGCAAGTTTTCGGTTGTTATAGTCAGCGCTCAACCCTGAGAGGTGTAAACTTTGAATAGAGTAAAAAACTGATAGCAAATGATAATACTTACGAGCATAAAGTTTTGAACTTGCTTGTGTTTCATATTTTAGGTAATTCTAACGAAAATTGAATACATGTGGAAAATGCAAAATTCTGGAGATCTAAATCAATACAAAAATCCTCTATATTTTGTAAATGTGAACTTatatgattgtttttttttgctgtaagCTTCATGTAGGTTAAATCGAAGGTACGGCAATTATTTAATTTAAGGCATATACAATAAACAATTTATATTACTATTGATCATATTTAttgtttaaagttttttttccgaAAGAAAACAAGTTCAATGAGATGAATGTATATGCATCCATAGACTAAAAAAACATTACCtataatttttaaattcaacatattttatataaacaaaaaaataaaattcaacacAATTTGAAATGAATGACACTTTTGGTTAAAATTGTAGAAGTATCTACTAAACAGCGACGGCCATAGAGCAAGACATGGAATCGATTTTGTACTactaggaaaacaaaatgaagtATGCCATTAGCTGGAGGGTTATCCGTGACTGCCTATGCGTGTTAAAAATCAAAGGCAAAATCTTTCATAACAGCTTGATTACCTTGTACGATGAACGACAAACCCGATGACGTGAAGAGGGAAATCTATAAGTtcgtcgaaaatcaaaaaagCATAGTTCTGTCTGCAGGAGTTCTTTCGAACCGTAACTGGTTAGTGAAAGCCTAGGTACTAGAAACGATAATGGTACACAAAAAAGGTCCTTCACGCGATTCGAATGCCTGCAAAAGCTTCGCAGTCATGGGATGAcatctacggccacgaagcgtacCCCCTGAAAACGAGAGACCGAAGAGATGTTGGTGTCTTGCGTTGTAAGATTCTGCGAGGAATCATTGGGTGTAAAGTGGACCATAGAGTGTGGTGCGTCGTTGCAGTGGCGTTAATGGTCGGATTACGCGTATCATCGGTGTCTCGAGTATCTGGAGGTATAAAAGAGACCACGCAATGcttcttagcctcttatccagcaactccgattcCTAGGCGTAGAAATACGAGGAGGAATTTAGCCAAGCACTGACGAACGCATTATGAGTTGCGTCGCGTCCTGACGGTCCAACACCTCCAACAATATACACTTTTCATCCAATTGACAATAAcatcaatcaatttttttaaaatatccAAGTCGCACCCATTACCGTCCGTCTTCCTCAAAGTTATAATCATACGACTGCCTTGtttattttcctttctttttctctctttcgtCATGGTCGTCATTCTCTCTGCTCTCATTCCCTACAAGTTGGTCACCATCCTAAAAGAAAAAAGCGCCTAAAGGAGAAGAGAGATCTTGATCGAATTACAACAACTATTTTGGGTTAATGACCCACGCAATAAAAAGGCGAACCAATCTCGTATAGTATACACACCGTAGCCTGATACGTGTAGGAACGAGGAGTTAAAGCTTATCACAAACGAACCGACGGTGGCCGACAGAAAgatgcagttcttcgatgagcatctcaatgaATGTGCAACAGATTGTAGTAACCTCGAACGGCACATTTAATGTGTTCGACGCTATTACCCTCTGTACAATGCCGGTTGACTATATAATAGTCACGATGAAtgaattattcaattttcacgTGCCTGCAACTCATCCCAAACAGAAACGCCCAAGGCCAATCAGAGGTTACAAGCATTAAAAAAAGATGGTACTAAAGCTCTTCGGTACTACTCTAACCATCGCAACCCTCATACGAAACGAAAGTTCGTGTCAGCCAGTAACAGCTACAATCAGCCAGTAACAGAATCCACAATCAAGTGCTTTACACTTTACACGTGCAGCGTACTTAAAGAAGCCTTCGTCGTTTGTGAATGGTAAATAGAAAGAACGGGACCTTCCATCGATTTGTCCTAATACAGCGAGCTCTGCCGATGGAATCTGCCACTGATTTGCAAATCTCGGGTGTCTTCAAGACTGAACCAGTTGCTTCACGAATAATCGAGGATGCTCTCCGAAATGTGCCACAAGGAATACTTGAAATGCTTTTCCGAAACAAATGTTGCAGCTGGTATAAGAAGCTAAAACCGTCTGTGCTTATGTGCACCCTTTATATACCCCCTTATGTGCACCCTTAACCACGAATTGCAACGTGTCGCTAAGGTTAATCATTATTCCCAGATTCCTGGAAGGAATTGTTTTAGTTTCCTGTTTTCATGGAACCTGACCGAACTGGAAAACTACCGAGGAATAACCTTTTATGTGCAGAACCGAAGCTACTAGAGACTCGTAAACAAGCTTCTATTTCATGGCGTGAAGCACCATACTTCTTGTGACCAGCACAGATTATTTCCAGACCGATCGAATACCACAAATCTGGAAACGGAGATTAAAGTGGGAGTCCTCACAAACGATAATAGTGTCCTGTCTTCCGATTTAGAAAAAAATGCGGCGAGAAACCGAACAGCTGAATCTTTCTGCAAAGGTATACAAACATTGTAAGGAACCACTTCAATGGATAATTTTCAGGATTTGGGATGAGGACAAACCACTAGATGAGTATTTTGTCCCACGGCATTACGATGATCAACGCTACAAGGTGCCCTCCAAGGTCTTGTTACGTcgtttatccccaatagcaGGAGATTTCGTGGCACAGTACCAGACAATATAGCCTAGCACAAAGACCTATAGCACATTGTGTCCGAGAGCGGTTTTTCATACGTGCATACGTTTTTGCTACGTGCATATTTCAGGGACACTCTCTAGTCTTTTCGAATCGTCGATCCAGCGAGCATGCATCGAAAGCAAAGGAACGATTTTCAGTAAAAGCAGCCAACTTTTACTATTTGCAGATGGTCTTGACATCATTATTAGCCTTTGTTTGACGGTGGCGTGGTGGCAATCTGCACCAGGCTAAAAACGGAGACTAAAAGGATTGGACTAAAAGTCAATGTATCGAAtactaaatatatggtagaaaggCTTCCGAAAAACCTCGTTCGCCTCTTACGGACAGTGCCGTAAGAAAATTCATGGACGCATTCAAGTCTGGCATACTCCACCCTCGCCAAGATTTGCTCAAGGAGCATACACAGCCGTACAAAAGTTGACGATGGACAAAGGTACAAACAAGATTATAAATTTGCTTGCGAAATTTATACGTGTATGGTCACTGGTGTtgtgaactatttttggcggagcacaaacaGAAAGCAAAGAGGGGcgcaggcactacttgaaaaGATTTCCATCGCAAACTTGGCGAAAGTCAGGAGGCTGCGGCTGCGCGTCACAAGGATAGCGGACAAAAGATCCAACGTGATGTTGACTTGCGAGTGTTGAGGGTCGTTaaacgaattggcgatgagtaacCCGGAGAGAAATTTTTGATACAGCACGAATCTCACCGACTCTGAGCTGCTAGAGGAGGAGAAGAGGACGTAGCATTGGTGAACCGAATTTCTCACGATGACGGTAATTTTTACATGCAGAGCAGTTATGGTCGTAATACATGTTACTGGCAGGTACTCCCTACTGGGGTTGATATCATCTGAATGTTATACTTTCACTTATACTACCAATGGGATGCATGAAGTTCCCAAACACTCCCTATGATATTCAGCCAACTGACTATGCTGGATCTTACTTTATTCAAAACCCCCTTTTCGCGGGAAGATCTGTCACTCGACAACCCAACACTCAGCCGAGCCAGTGCAAACTATAGCTGAGAGcataaaggcccaaacagaattgTGCATCAAcgcaaattgacgctgacggatgtgTTAATACATCATTCTGTCCTGCTAGATAACGAGTCATTTATATATTTCGTAACACGCTTGGGCGAGCGGGAGTGTATAGTGCTTTAATCATTAAAATCTGCGTTGTTCTCAAAAATGGACACATTTCTAGAATTAAAATAAGTCTGGATATAGCAGAAACTGAATTGCCAAAGTAATGCTTAATGCTTAAAACAGGCAAGGAGAACAAGCGAGCTtgggttaaccctctaacgggcaacatcctAAAAACGacggccgtctacagacggtcttacccgttagacgGTTAAGTATATCTACGAGCCCCACACGCACGCACAGAAAATGGAAATTGAGAGAAACTCGTCGAATAGTATATAATACATTTATGCTACTGCGGAGTAAAAGCAAAAATTACCTTTTGTCGGATTGGCCAATTTACCCACTTCGCGGTTGAAGAACTGCCAGACTGACCGAAAACCGGACACTTGGCAATCCCTATGCCAAGTAATTTCTTACGAGCACGCAACAATATTCTGAACATCGCAATCGCATGTATAAAAACACTTATCGTGAATTAAATTGCCGCAACATTTCTCTTTTCGGAGCCACCTATAGTCATCAAACATGTCCTTATTAACATCACATGCAGCGACGGAAGCCGTGTCGCAGTTTAGTATTTGCTACAATAATTTATGTCACGATTATGTATTGGCATTTcttttcatattcatattttcatatagaCCGAAGTTATAATACATCGTCGCATCTACACAAATCACGTTGTACGCTTAGTTACcgaaatttatttaatttatttacataTCAAAGTGTCTTACTTTTTCTTTGCTTGAAGATGACTTAAAACATCGTTTTCTTTATTAGGTATACAATACTTAATATGATGAGACAGATTCGCACTCCTTTTTCGCACGCATATCCATTTGGTAAAAGAGAAATGTTGTTTCGTTATCCATCTGTTGTTTCAGCATTATTCATGCAAAAAGAACTAAGAGGGACTGGGTAAAAGTTCATAAACATAAACAATTTTGTATATTTAgtttatttgattttatttcgTAAAACTGCCTAGTTCCATAAGGAAACATGATTAATTGTTATCCGTCTTATTTCGAGTCCCGTTAATTGTAAGTAAAATAAGCACACAGGGTTCATCACGCAGTCATGCTAATGCTGTTATCTTTAGATAGTCTTCGTTTGTGTTTCTTTTCCTTGTAATCGTACATGTTTTGGTACTTATTTAtagaatttttcaactttttattcAGCCACGCGGAGAACGCTTCCTCATTGGTTTGAGCTTTAATCTGCTTTTCTTCGACCTTCCTCTGGTGTCGCTCGTAAAAACGTTTCTTTTTTGCCTCCAACCGCTTGTTCTTGGCATCCAATTCCTCTTTAGACAAGCCATATTCTGAATGAAAACCATTATAGTAAGGAAGCTTCTCGTCAGTTGTTTTTTTGAAACGGCAGCATTTACGCTGACATTTCATGGATCTCTTCCGAAAATGTTCCTGCACAGGACTTTCTCTGTCCGCATCCGGTTCCTCTACGGCGTTTTCGCTATCATCACGTTCCTGATCGTACATGAGCGACTCTCTCATTAGACGTTCTTTCATAATTTCACGCTCTTCTGAATTGTCATCATCATTCTGAGATTCCTCGGAATAGTTCACCTCTTCCTGACCGGAAACAGAAACCTCTTCGCTGCCGTGAGTTTTGGTCGGGCTGCTACTGTCCTCACTGGCCGTTTCTGGATTGTGTATTTCAGTATCAAAACTAGATTCGGTTACTTCTTCTTCCAGTTCATCATAATCTCCATGTTCTTCCTCTTCCTGGCCATCATCATCTGCCGTAACGGTTTGGATCCCTGATTCAACATCGTCCTCTGGTGGCTCGTTTATACTCAGCTCTTCGATAATCTCTTCGTCCACCTCGTCCATCTCGCCAGTAGCGTTCTTGCTTTGCGTGCAGTCGTTTATATCTAGTGGCGATTTTTGTTCAACATCTGCGAGAAGAAAATGCACATTAGAAATTATCATTATTCTAAATTTTAAAAtgctaaaatatttttctaggaattcgaataaaaaagcaaaatctaGGGCCAGCAAAACATTccgatttcgaaacttgacctgcttttatacgacagattttaaatacaa is part of the Sabethes cyaneus chromosome 2, idSabCyanKW18_F2, whole genome shotgun sequence genome and harbors:
- the LOC128736182 gene encoding protein SDA1 homolog, whose product is MRPTGKICQSYSDVMIDNDDEDDYEGYFLRPANEYNIKEKIKLANQESFAIPTPPSPKFAIGERRVTFREQLVDYEPDEYSDVEEEDAPGETNSNAHDVEQKSPLDINDCTQSKNATGEMDEVDEEIIEELSINEPPEDDVESGIQTVTADDDGQEEEEHGDYDELEEEVTESSFDTEIHNPETASEDSSSPTKTHGSEEVSVSGQEEVNYSEESQNDDDNSEEREIMKERLMRESLMYDQERDDSENAVEEPDADRESPVQEHFRKRSMKCQRKCCRFKKTTDEKLPYYNGFHSEYGLSKEELDAKNKRLEAKKKRFYERHQRKVEEKQIKAQTNEEAFSAWLNKKLKNSINKYQNMYDYKEKKHKRRLSKDNSISMTA